From a single Nostoc edaphicum CCNP1411 genomic region:
- a CDS encoding class I SAM-dependent methyltransferase, translating into MSIYNSIGQEYSKTRVPDIRIVNKLIDLLNLPKGSIIADIGAGTGGYSLALANKGFLVNAVEPSVVMQKQAVKHQQIKWFTGYAENLPLPDKSVDGIISILATHHFYHLEKAFQEMHRTIRDGTIVLLSFDIRFAKKIWLYDYFPFLWEDALRFLPLNEQINLIQRNTKKHIEAIPLLLPYDLSDLFAAAGWRRPELYLQPEVRAGISSFALANQDLAEQGVKLLAADLSSGEWSKKYGDIHNLTEIDIGYRFIRARLDN; encoded by the coding sequence ATGTCTATATATAATTCAATTGGTCAAGAATACTCAAAAACTCGCGTTCCTGATATCCGTATTGTCAACAAATTAATTGATTTACTCAATTTACCCAAAGGTAGTATTATTGCTGATATCGGCGCTGGTACTGGTGGTTACAGTCTAGCGCTAGCGAATAAAGGATTTCTTGTTAATGCTGTTGAACCTTCTGTAGTTATGCAAAAACAAGCAGTAAAACATCAGCAAATTAAGTGGTTTACTGGCTATGCAGAAAATTTACCTTTACCAGATAAGTCTGTTGATGGCATTATAAGTATCCTGGCAACTCATCACTTTTATCATCTCGAAAAGGCGTTTCAAGAAATGCACAGAACAATTAGAGATGGGACAATAGTTTTGCTAAGTTTTGATATTAGATTCGCTAAGAAGATATGGCTTTATGATTATTTTCCGTTTTTGTGGGAAGATGCCTTACGATTTTTACCACTTAACGAACAGATTAATTTAATTCAGAGGAATACTAAAAAGCATATTGAAGCGATACCCCTTTTGTTACCATACGATTTATCTGATTTATTCGCAGCAGCAGGCTGGAGACGACCAGAGTTATATCTTCAACCAGAAGTACGTGCAGGAATATCATCTTTTGCTTTAGCTAATCAAGATTTAGCAGAGCAAGGAGTAAAGTTACTTGCAGCAGATTTAAGTAGTGGAGAATGGAGCAAAAAATATGGTGATATTCACAATTTGACAGAGATTGATATAGGCTATCGTTTTATCCGTGCAAGGCTGGATAACTAA
- a CDS encoding HAD family hydrolase produces MYNIFRFKWNKRFFFLQVFETYNSKYWRQREIFSPRELIEKSYRSTLAQLDIQTDQISNLSQSFWQIFNHSGVIEPDVNEVLTVLARNYRLAVITNGFVSAQLPRMQAAGIEHFFEAVVVSEAIGFAKPSPEIFHHALSRLNLTPAEVLYVGDSLKHDYLGAIQVNIDFCYYNRKNQVLPPEAQPKFMISELLKLLEFVN; encoded by the coding sequence TTGTACAATATCTTTAGATTTAAATGGAATAAGCGATTTTTTTTTCTTCAAGTCTTTGAAACTTATAATTCCAAGTATTGGAGACAGCGAGAAATCTTTTCTCCTCGTGAGTTAATCGAGAAGTCTTATCGAAGTACACTTGCTCAATTAGATATACAAACAGATCAAATCAGCAATCTTAGTCAAAGTTTTTGGCAAATTTTTAATCATTCGGGCGTCATCGAACCTGATGTAAATGAAGTGCTAACTGTTCTCGCACGCAATTATCGTTTGGCTGTAATTACAAACGGGTTTGTATCAGCGCAACTACCAAGAATGCAAGCTGCTGGAATTGAGCATTTTTTTGAAGCAGTTGTAGTTTCTGAAGCAATTGGTTTTGCTAAACCATCTCCTGAAATATTCCATCATGCTTTATCTAGGTTAAATTTAACACCAGCAGAAGTTCTTTACGTTGGAGATTCTCTAAAGCACGACTATCTGGGAGCAATACAAGTCAATATTGATTTTTGCTATTACAACCGAAAAAACCAAGTTTTACCACCAGAAGCACAACCAAAGTTTATGATAAGTGAACTCTTAAAGTTGCTGGAGTTTGTTAACTAA
- a CDS encoding HAD family hydrolase has translation MYTSGKIGYEKPSLKFYAHVINDLKIEKTECVMIGDSYNADIAGALRADIQAILVRKPNDKNYKLYSQDFREILKIIRKLSTMEESIFVN, from the coding sequence ATATATACGTCTGGAAAAATTGGATATGAAAAGCCCAGCCTCAAATTTTATGCTCATGTCATCAATGATTTAAAGATTGAAAAAACAGAATGTGTAATGATAGGTGATAGCTACAATGCTGATATCGCTGGAGCATTACGGGCGGATATACAAGCAATTTTAGTCAGGAAGCCTAATGATAAAAATTATAAACTTTATAGTCAAGATTTCAGAGAAATACTAAAAATAATTAGAAAACTTTCGACTATGGAAGAAAGCATTTTCGTGAATTAA
- a CDS encoding fumarate reductase/succinate dehydrogenase flavoprotein subunit — protein MDINTQQIKTDVLVIGGGTAGTMAGIKAKQANPDAEVLILEKANIRRSGAIAMGMDGVNTAVIPGHSTPEQYVREITLANDGIVNQKAVYQTGKLGYEVIQELESWGVKFQKDAQGNYDLKQVHRVGKYVLPMPEGKDLKTILTRQVKRHKVKVTNRVMATRVLVKEGRAIGAVGFDVRNGDYIVIQAKAVILCTGACGRLGLPASGYLYGTYENPTNAGDGYSMAYHAGAELSNIECFQVNPLIKDYNGPACAYVAGPFGAHTANAEGNRFISCDYWSGQMMLEIWKELNSGKGPVQLKMTHLDEDTIAEIESILWANERPSRERFHQGRNEDYRTHGVEMHISEIGLCSGHSASGVWVNENAQTTVTGLYAAGDMASVPHNYMIGAFVFGRIAGTHAIEYIQDLDFIEPDTDFLETEKARIYAPLTRPNGVPHTQVEYKLRRLVNDYLQPPKSGNKIDIGLKHFVQYQQILDLMGARDPHELMRSLEVHFIRDCAEMAARASLYRQETRWGLYHYRLDYPEKNDDEWFCHVNLKKNELGEMVLFKRPVDPYIVDVNLHHEIYDIAVK, from the coding sequence ATGGACATCAACACCCAACAAATAAAAACTGATGTACTTGTCATAGGTGGCGGTACAGCCGGGACAATGGCTGGAATTAAAGCCAAACAAGCGAATCCAGATGCAGAAGTGCTGATCTTAGAAAAGGCTAACATCCGACGGAGTGGTGCGATCGCAATGGGTATGGATGGAGTGAATACCGCAGTTATTCCCGGTCATTCTACCCCAGAACAATACGTCCGCGAAATCACCCTTGCTAACGATGGTATTGTCAACCAAAAAGCCGTATATCAAACAGGCAAATTAGGTTACGAAGTCATCCAAGAACTAGAAAGCTGGGGTGTGAAATTTCAAAAAGATGCCCAAGGCAACTATGACCTAAAACAAGTGCATCGTGTGGGTAAATATGTCTTACCCATGCCAGAAGGAAAAGACCTCAAAACAATTCTCACTCGCCAAGTCAAACGCCACAAGGTCAAAGTGACAAATCGCGTTATGGCAACCCGCGTATTAGTCAAAGAAGGACGTGCTATTGGTGCAGTAGGATTTGATGTCCGAAACGGTGATTATATTGTCATTCAAGCTAAAGCAGTCATTTTATGTACAGGTGCTTGTGGCAGATTAGGATTACCTGCTTCCGGCTATCTCTACGGCACTTATGAAAATCCCACCAATGCCGGGGATGGATATTCAATGGCTTATCATGCAGGTGCAGAACTTAGTAATATAGAATGCTTTCAAGTTAATCCTTTAATCAAAGATTACAACGGTCCCGCCTGTGCTTATGTCGCCGGGCCTTTTGGGGCACATACAGCCAACGCCGAAGGAAATCGCTTCATTAGCTGTGACTATTGGAGTGGTCAAATGATGTTGGAAATTTGGAAAGAATTAAATTCTGGAAAAGGGCCAGTCCAACTGAAAATGACCCATCTTGATGAAGATACAATCGCTGAAATTGAATCTATACTGTGGGCGAATGAACGACCCAGTAGAGAACGTTTTCATCAAGGTAGAAATGAAGATTATCGCACTCACGGCGTAGAGATGCACATTTCTGAAATTGGCTTATGTAGCGGTCATAGTGCTTCTGGTGTGTGGGTAAATGAAAACGCTCAAACAACCGTCACAGGTTTATATGCAGCCGGAGACATGGCCAGCGTTCCCCATAATTATATGATTGGCGCATTTGTTTTCGGTCGCATAGCCGGAACTCATGCCATTGAATATATACAAGATTTAGATTTTATTGAACCAGATACAGATTTTTTAGAAACTGAAAAAGCCAGAATTTATGCACCTTTAACTCGTCCGAATGGTGTACCTCACACCCAGGTAGAATATAAATTAAGACGCTTAGTTAATGATTATCTACAACCACCAAAATCAGGTAACAAAATTGATATTGGCTTGAAACATTTTGTGCAATATCAACAAATATTAGATTTAATGGGCGCTCGTGATCCTCATGAATTGATGCGTAGTTTAGAAGTTCACTTTATTCGCGACTGTGCAGAAATGGCAGCCAGAGCATCATTATATCGTCAAGAAACTCGTTGGGGACTTTATCATTACCGTTTAGATTATCCCGAAAAAAATGATGATGAATGGTTTTGCCATGTCAATTTAAAGAAAAATGAATTAGGGGAAATGGTATTGTTTAAACGCCCTGTAGATCCTTACATTGTGGATGTAAATTTACATCATGAAATTTATGATATAGCAGTGAAATAA
- a CDS encoding sulfonate ABC transporter substrate-binding protein, whose translation MKIVTSFLQNYGISRIGTFALFFAVGLGLTLVISACSPNNTSNSAATQTATQGVVVRIGYQKAATILNALKNRGSLAQTLTAAGASVTWTEFPAGPPMLEAMNVGSIDFGYTGESPPIFAQVAGTPLLYVAYDPWSPKAEAIIVPKDSPIKSVAELKGKKVAFAKGSNTNYLVVKAIEAAGLNYSDIQPAHLTPADARAAFEGGNVDAWAIWDPYLAAVEHDLDVRILTDATNLAPNRGYYLARQEFVNSHPDLLKTLLDEISKIDKWAADSPEEVAKFLEPELGIKAAALEIAEKRRQYGVLPLTDEVITQQQKIADTFHKIKLVPKQIQVKEIVWNGNKS comes from the coding sequence ATGAAGATTGTTACCAGCTTTCTTCAGAATTATGGAATATCGAGAATTGGCACATTTGCCTTATTCTTTGCTGTCGGATTAGGTTTAACTCTGGTGATCTCGGCTTGTTCTCCCAACAACACAAGTAACTCCGCCGCAACGCAGACAGCAACTCAAGGTGTTGTAGTTCGTATTGGCTATCAAAAAGCGGCTACTATTCTCAACGCTCTCAAGAACCGAGGCAGTTTAGCGCAAACTTTAACTGCTGCTGGTGCTTCAGTGACATGGACAGAATTTCCTGCCGGCCCACCTATGCTGGAAGCAATGAATGTAGGTAGTATTGACTTTGGCTATACAGGTGAATCACCACCAATATTTGCCCAAGTTGCCGGTACTCCGTTGCTTTATGTTGCTTATGATCCTTGGAGTCCCAAAGCCGAAGCAATTATTGTTCCGAAAGACTCACCAATTAAAAGTGTTGCTGAACTTAAAGGTAAAAAAGTAGCCTTTGCTAAAGGCTCGAACACTAACTATCTTGTTGTCAAAGCTATAGAAGCTGCCGGATTAAACTATAGTGACATCCAACCAGCACATCTGACACCAGCAGATGCCCGTGCAGCATTTGAAGGCGGTAACGTTGATGCTTGGGCAATTTGGGACCCTTACTTAGCAGCCGTTGAACACGATCTAGATGTCAGGATATTAACAGATGCAACGAATTTAGCACCCAATCGGGGTTACTATCTTGCTCGTCAAGAGTTTGTTAATTCTCACCCAGATTTGTTGAAAACTCTTTTAGATGAAATCAGCAAAATAGATAAATGGGCAGCAGATAGTCCAGAGGAAGTTGCCAAGTTTCTAGAACCAGAATTAGGTATTAAAGCAGCAGCTTTGGAAATTGCTGAAAAACGCCGACAGTATGGCGTTTTACCGCTAACAGATGAAGTCATCACTCAGCAACAAAAAATTGCTGATACTTTTCACAAAATCAAGCTAGTTCCCAAGCAAATCCAGGTGAAAGAAATCGTTTGGAACGGTAATAAATCCTAA
- a CDS encoding DOPA 4,5-dioxygenase family protein, with translation MKENSIITGFHAHVYYDTETRETAARIREGLGAIFEVKFGRWHDQPIGPHPQAMYQIAFSTNQFTQVVPWLMLNREGLDILVHPETGDDVTDHTAHSLWLGNKLNLNIDFLQRIKPNAS, from the coding sequence ATGAAGGAAAATAGTATCATCACTGGTTTTCATGCTCATGTCTACTACGATACCGAGACTCGTGAGACTGCTGCCCGTATACGTGAAGGATTAGGAGCTATATTTGAAGTAAAATTTGGACGCTGGCACGATCAACCCATTGGCCCGCATCCACAAGCAATGTATCAAATTGCCTTTTCAACAAACCAATTTACGCAAGTCGTCCCTTGGTTAATGCTCAACCGTGAAGGGTTAGATATTCTCGTCCACCCTGAGACGGGTGATGATGTCACAGATCATACAGCACATTCTTTATGGCTAGGAAATAAGCTAAATTTAAACATCGATTTCCTACAACGCATCAAACCCAACGCCTCTTAA
- a CDS encoding thioredoxin family protein → MVKTSSTMLPLGTLSHDFYLPDVVSGKTISLSDFANKKALLVIFLSRHCPYVQHIKFELAKLGQDYTQNTDGDLGIVAISANDATTHPDDAPESLKAFAQELDLAYPLLFDETQKTAKNFFAACTPDFFLFDATQRLVYRGQLDDSRPQSEIPVTGKDLWAAIETVLRGRAVTWQQKPSIGCNIKWKPGNEPVYYKNSGLAKLTVGVASRREGIAIRQV, encoded by the coding sequence ATGGTCAAGACTTCTTCAACAATGCTGCCTTTAGGTACTTTATCACATGATTTTTATTTACCAGATGTAGTTTCTGGTAAAACAATTTCACTCTCAGACTTTGCTAATAAGAAAGCCTTGCTAGTTATATTTTTGAGTCGTCATTGTCCCTATGTACAGCACATCAAATTTGAATTAGCAAAACTGGGTCAGGACTATACACAAAATACAGATGGTGATCTTGGTATTGTGGCAATTAGTGCTAATGATGCTACTACCCATCCTGACGATGCACCGGAATCTTTGAAAGCCTTTGCACAAGAGTTGGATTTAGCTTATCCACTCCTGTTTGATGAGACTCAGAAAACCGCGAAAAACTTTTTTGCTGCTTGTACTCCCGACTTTTTTCTATTCGATGCTACCCAAAGACTGGTTTATCGGGGACAGCTAGATGATAGTCGCCCCCAAAGCGAAATTCCTGTGACTGGAAAAGACTTGTGGGCTGCAATTGAAACTGTTTTGAGAGGTCGGGCTGTGACTTGGCAACAAAAACCTAGTATTGGTTGTAATATCAAATGGAAGCCAGGAAATGAACCTGTTTATTATAAGAATTCTGGGTTAGCGAAGCTCACCGTTGGCGTAGCCTCTCGTAGAGAAGGTATCGCAATTCGACAGGTATAG
- a CDS encoding sulfonate ABC transporter substrate-binding protein gives MRLSSKTFPKINLFQKISFLLVPGLLTISTTLISCSVETPTTENKSNGFTTTTLRIGYQSAGDLIKLRGGIEKRLQPLGVSVEWAQFAAGPQLMEAMNVGRVDIGSVGETPPIFAQAAGTSLVYIANRSPGTGEGSGIVVQKNSPIKSVAELKGKKIIFQKGSASHYLLVKALEEAGLKYSDVQALSMPPSEARGAFIQGQIDAWVTWDPHLALAQKTANARVLRNAGGIATQGGYYMASRKFSTENPELVRLVLEEIDKVDKWAEQNQAEVVKITTPHLKIDEDIVAEIVKRRAYGLRAITPEIMVGQQQIADLFTQEKVIPKSIDVKEAMLTPEQYAAITPKTMISQK, from the coding sequence ATGAGACTTTCATCTAAAACATTTCCAAAAATTAACCTATTTCAGAAAATTTCCTTTTTGTTAGTGCCTGGATTATTGACTATTTCGACAACTTTAATTAGCTGCTCAGTCGAAACTCCAACTACAGAAAATAAATCAAATGGCTTTACAACAACAACTCTCCGCATAGGATATCAAAGTGCTGGAGACCTCATTAAACTCAGAGGGGGAATAGAAAAACGTCTGCAACCCTTGGGTGTTTCTGTAGAATGGGCACAATTTGCAGCAGGCCCACAATTAATGGAAGCAATGAATGTAGGTAGAGTTGATATTGGCTCTGTTGGAGAAACTCCGCCTATCTTTGCCCAAGCTGCTGGTACATCTTTAGTTTATATTGCTAACCGTAGCCCTGGCACAGGTGAAGGCAGTGGTATCGTAGTTCAAAAAAATTCACCAATTAAAAGCGTAGCTGAACTTAAGGGCAAGAAAATAATTTTTCAAAAAGGGTCGGCGTCCCATTACTTATTAGTTAAAGCTTTAGAAGAAGCAGGTTTGAAATATAGTGATGTTCAAGCTCTGAGTATGCCACCATCTGAAGCGCGTGGTGCTTTTATTCAAGGGCAAATTGATGCTTGGGTGACGTGGGACCCTCATTTAGCGTTAGCACAAAAAACTGCAAATGCCAGAGTTTTGAGAAATGCTGGGGGTATCGCTACCCAGGGTGGATATTACATGGCTTCACGAAAGTTTTCTACAGAAAATCCAGAATTAGTGCGATTAGTGCTTGAGGAGATAGATAAAGTAGACAAATGGGCTGAACAAAACCAAGCGGAAGTTGTCAAAATAACGACTCCTCACCTCAAAATTGATGAGGATATTGTCGCAGAAATAGTTAAAAGACGAGCTTATGGCTTAAGAGCAATTACTCCAGAAATTATGGTAGGTCAGCAACAAATTGCAGATTTATTTACCCAAGAAAAAGTGATTCCTAAATCTATAGATGTAAAAGAAGCAATGCTGACACCTGAACAATATGCAGCTATTACACCTAAAACTATGATTAGTCAGAAATAG
- a CDS encoding LLM class flavin-dependent oxidoreductase: MSKTRKFRLGAFIQATGHHVSAWRHPDAQIDAGFNFEHYKEITQTAQRGLFDAVFLADSPGVWGGAPETQKRNGKLVHFEPVTLFSALSSVTQNIGFIATASTTYEEPYTLARKFASLDHLSKGRAGWNVVTTGNENAALNFGLEHHPEHSHRYERAKEFMEVVKGLWDSWEDDAFIRDRESGIYFEPDKLHVLNHKGKHFSVKGPLNVGRPPQGYPVIVQAGASEAGRDLAARTAEVIFTANQTLADAQEFYADIKGRLAQYGRSPEDLKIMPGAFPIIGRTEEEAQEKYEFLQSLIHPDVAWGILKNYYKGVDLSKYSLDDLAPELPSDTNNNKSRLKLVRDLATRGTLTLRQLYLSLATARGHRTILGTPESIADQLEEWFNNGAADGFNIMPPILPTGLDDFVNLVVPILQKRGLFRTEYEGSTLRENLGLRRPANRFSAKQVDERLVLA, translated from the coding sequence ATGAGTAAAACACGCAAGTTTCGTTTAGGTGCATTCATTCAAGCCACTGGACATCACGTTTCTGCCTGGCGACATCCAGATGCACAGATAGACGCTGGATTCAATTTTGAGCATTACAAGGAAATTACCCAGACTGCCCAACGGGGCTTGTTCGATGCAGTTTTTCTGGCGGACAGTCCAGGAGTTTGGGGTGGTGCTCCAGAAACTCAAAAACGCAATGGTAAACTTGTCCATTTCGAGCCAGTCACACTCTTTTCGGCCTTGTCTTCTGTAACCCAAAATATCGGTTTCATCGCCACCGCTTCGACTACCTACGAAGAACCCTACACCCTGGCGCGGAAGTTTGCTTCTTTGGATCACTTGAGTAAAGGGCGGGCGGGCTGGAATGTAGTTACTACAGGTAACGAGAATGCCGCACTTAATTTCGGTCTTGAGCATCATCCAGAACACAGCCACCGTTATGAACGTGCTAAAGAGTTTATGGAAGTGGTGAAAGGATTGTGGGACAGTTGGGAAGATGATGCCTTCATCCGTGACAGAGAATCTGGTATCTATTTTGAGCCGGACAAACTGCACGTACTCAACCACAAGGGCAAACATTTTTCTGTCAAAGGCCCCTTAAACGTCGGTCGTCCGCCCCAAGGCTACCCAGTGATTGTACAGGCTGGAGCCTCTGAAGCCGGACGGGACTTAGCTGCGCGGACTGCTGAGGTAATCTTCACCGCCAATCAAACCCTAGCCGATGCCCAGGAATTTTATGCTGATATCAAAGGGAGATTGGCGCAATATGGGCGTTCTCCAGAGGATCTGAAAATTATGCCTGGGGCTTTCCCAATTATTGGGCGTACTGAAGAAGAAGCTCAAGAAAAATACGAATTTCTGCAATCGTTGATTCATCCCGATGTAGCTTGGGGTATTTTAAAGAACTATTACAAGGGTGTGGATCTATCCAAGTATTCTCTAGATGATCTAGCTCCTGAACTGCCTAGTGACACTAACAATAACAAGAGTCGTCTGAAACTAGTTAGAGATTTGGCTACTCGTGGGACTCTGACGCTGCGTCAGTTGTATCTGTCTCTAGCTACTGCAAGAGGTCATCGCACTATACTTGGTACTCCCGAAAGTATTGCCGATCAACTAGAAGAATGGTTCAACAACGGTGCAGCAGATGGTTTTAATATCATGCCGCCAATTTTGCCTACAGGATTGGATGACTTCGTGAACTTGGTCGTTCCCATCTTGCAGAAACGCGGACTGTTCCGTACTGAATATGAGGGTAGTACTTTGCGGGAAAATTTGGGTTTGCGTCGTCCGGCTAATCGTTTTAGCGCTAAACAAGTCGATGAGAGATTGGTTTTGGCATGA
- a CDS encoding amidohydrolase family protein, protein MTEYSRLKTSRSAAIKAKLNYPIIDTDVHTNDFTPALEDYIAKYGGSKLVDELRKAEASRLNSKSNGKDWYQQTPEERQYNRTIRSPWWARVTRNTLDLATYTLPGLFYERQAEQGSDYSVLFPNNVLAPAGASKENRQALQRAVNHYHADLYRKYSDRLTPVAGIPMGSPEEAVEELEFAVKTLGLKVANIPGGVKRPIKAIAEKYPADQYPEIAKYASYIDFYGLDSEYDYDPFWAKAVELGVPITTHYGSQGWTGRSSISNYMNNHIGHFADGSQAFAKALFFGGVTKRFPQLRVAMLEGGADWGAHVYIHLVDRFSKRSLKGLQNYNPDNANADELFVLFERFGSEFLQEHPLSKEELKKSVLGSSFNRHSRSPVGSELEDFAAAGIETIEDIRDRWVNSFFFGSESDDRTIAAAFNDKANPLGVKINAIYSSDVGHWDVPDLTDPLAESWDLVQEGVISEADFKAYVFHNPYKFYTQANPDFFKGTVVESKVANIESPQADKNLVTA, encoded by the coding sequence ATGACTGAATATAGCAGACTGAAAACTTCCCGTTCCGCCGCAATCAAGGCAAAGCTTAATTATCCAATAATTGATACCGATGTTCACACTAATGATTTCACTCCGGCGCTGGAGGATTACATTGCTAAATACGGTGGCTCAAAACTCGTAGATGAATTGCGGAAAGCAGAAGCTTCTCGTCTCAATTCCAAGAGCAATGGTAAAGACTGGTATCAACAAACTCCTGAAGAACGTCAATACAACCGGACAATTCGATCGCCTTGGTGGGCTAGAGTTACCCGCAATACTTTGGATCTGGCTACTTACACTCTTCCTGGACTATTCTATGAGCGTCAAGCAGAGCAAGGATCAGATTATTCGGTGTTGTTTCCAAATAATGTTCTTGCACCAGCGGGAGCCAGTAAAGAGAACCGTCAAGCACTGCAACGGGCGGTCAATCACTATCATGCTGACTTGTACCGGAAATATAGCGATCGCCTGACACCTGTAGCTGGTATCCCGATGGGTAGTCCTGAAGAAGCCGTTGAGGAGCTAGAATTTGCAGTAAAAACACTAGGGCTGAAGGTGGCAAACATTCCTGGTGGTGTGAAACGGCCAATTAAGGCGATCGCTGAGAAATATCCAGCAGATCAATATCCTGAAATCGCCAAATATGCATCCTACATTGATTTTTACGGATTGGATAGTGAATACGATTACGATCCATTCTGGGCAAAAGCAGTTGAATTAGGTGTACCCATTACTACCCATTATGGCAGTCAAGGTTGGACTGGACGCTCCTCTATCAGTAACTACATGAATAACCACATCGGTCATTTCGCCGATGGCTCCCAAGCATTTGCCAAGGCGTTGTTCTTTGGTGGCGTTACCAAACGTTTCCCACAGTTGCGTGTAGCTATGCTCGAAGGTGGTGCAGATTGGGGCGCTCACGTCTACATTCATTTAGTAGATCGTTTCTCCAAGCGCAGTCTGAAAGGACTACAAAACTACAACCCAGATAACGCCAATGCTGATGAGTTGTTCGTGTTGTTTGAGCGTTTTGGTAGCGAGTTCCTACAAGAACATCCTCTGAGTAAAGAGGAACTGAAAAAGAGTGTCTTGGGTTCTTCCTTCAACCGTCATAGCCGCTCACCCGTTGGTAGCGAACTAGAAGATTTTGCCGCAGCCGGGATTGAAACAATTGAAGATATCCGCGATCGCTGGGTAAATAGTTTCTTCTTTGGTTCCGAGTCTGACGATCGCACCATCGCAGCCGCATTCAATGACAAAGCCAATCCCTTGGGTGTGAAAATCAACGCCATCTATTCCTCAGACGTTGGTCACTGGGATGTGCCAGATTTGACCGACCCACTAGCGGAAAGCTGGGATTTGGTACAAGAAGGTGTGATTTCTGAAGCGGACTTTAAGGCTTATGTATTCCATAATCCTTACAAGTTTTATACTCAAGCTAATCCCGACTTCTTTAAGGGTACGGTGGTTGAATCTAAGGTAGCTAACATCGAATCTCCACAAGCAGATAAGAATTTGGTAACGGCGTAA